The sequence below is a genomic window from Sulfuracidifex metallicus DSM 6482 = JCM 9184.
CCAGTAATATGGAATAGAATATTGAAAAGAAAGAACAGAGGAAATGCCAAGCTAATAGTTATTGATCCAGTGAAGACTGAAAGTGCTGAAGCAGCTGACATTTTTGCCATGATAAGGCCTGGAACTGATATAGTGTTGCTAGCTAGTATTGCTAATCAGCTTTTAGAGCTTGGTAAGGCTGATCTATCAAACCTAGAAGGAAGAGAGGACTTCGTTGGTTTCGCCAAGAAATGGTATCCATCCAAAGCGTCCATGGTTACTGGAATTGAAGAATTTATGATAAAGAAAATGGCAAATATGCTTTCAGGTAAAGTACTTTTCATGTGGGGGATGGGAGTAAATCAAACTGTAAACGGAACTGATACTGGAATAGCAATTATTACTTTAGCGGCAATTTCCAATAATCTTCACGGCGAGGGCAGAGGGGTGCTTCCCTTAACCGGGCAACATAACTCCATGGGAGCGAGAGAAGCAGGAGCGTTGGCTGGAATGTTGCCAGGCTTCAGATACGTAGACAAGGAAGACGACGTTAATTTCATGGAGGATTTCTGGAACGTACCTAGGCTAACCATTTCGAGACAATATTGGACCGTTACTGAGCTTCATAAGCTAGTTGAAGAACATAAGATAAGAGTACTATGGATCATAGGAAGTAATCCCGTTGTTTCCGTTCCTGAGTCTCGTCGTTTTAAAGAAGCTCTTTCCTACGTAGATACGGTAATTGTTCAGGACGTATATATGACTGAAACGGCCAGAGAAGCTGATGTCATTTTACCTGCCTCAGGATGGGGAGAGAGGGACGGCATATGTACTTCTGGAGATAAGACAGTTTCCTATTTATCCAAAGTTTACGATCCACCAAATGAGACTAAACCTGACTGGGAAATTTTGTCCAAGGTAGGAATGTCTTTAGGAGCTGAAAACATGAAGTTCTCATCCACGTATGATATTTTTCAAGAAATGAAGTCAGCCTTCAGGGGAACTCCTATAGATTTAAACGATACAGACTATCAAACCCTCAAACATGGATATAGACGAGAGTTCGTTCCCACTGCAGTCAAAACTAAGGGATTTCAGTTGAACCCTGTCGAATACCTTGATCATAATTCTTTCAATCTTATTACTGTAAGATTATCAACACAATGGAATACAACAAGTAAGACGGGTAAGAGTTGGAAGCTGAATATGTTAACTAACTTGTCTCGAGATGCATTGTTGATCTCAATGGAGGACGCTAAGGAGCTTGGAATAGATGATGGTGAAATGATAAAAATTAGAAGTCGTGAGAACTGTCTAGTTGCTAGGGTTAAGGTATCAAACAAGTTACAGAGAAGGGTACTTTACATGCCTTTTCATTGGGGATTAGCCAACGCACTTATGGACTGGAAAGCAGACCCAGTAAGTAAAGAGCCTGCGTTCAAACAGCTATATGTGACTCTTCATGCTATTTAGATGTTCTTGTAAAAAATTTTTAAATATAAGAGAATTACATTCAATTAAAAAAAGTATATTAAAATAAATAGTTAACTTATAGGCTTGCTATTTCATTGTATAGCCTTAGATCGTAGACCATAGAGTAAGCGTTGTAAGTTCCTGGTCCAGTTACAAAGTTCCACCCGTAATGTGCAGGTAATGGATTAGCTCCCTTGGTAATTGGTATCCATGCAGGCATTCCTTGTACTATTCCGTGAGGAGTTAGAATTATTCCAGAATAAGATATATGATATAAGGCATAGTTCAATGCTCCTAATCTCTCACCCGTCAATGCTACCATGGCTGCAGTCATTGGTGCAGCTCCGCTTGTACCATACCATAGGAACAGCTGACCTTGAAAGATTAAAGGCAACCCGAATCCGTATTCAGTTATGTTGTATCCCGCAGCAGAAACGAACGCTATATCTGGATAAGTTCTCTGAACTGGCGGAGTGAATGGAATCAGGGAGGTTAACTCGTAAGGCTGAGCTGGAAACACAGTGCTGATTCCTCCAGTGCTATAGTCCCATCCCGTTGCGCTATAAACTGTGTCGTTTGCAGTTACATTTAGAAATATCCCGCCAACAGCAGTCACGTAAGGATCACTTTCAGGGTACCATATTGTGTTATAAGTTCCTATATGGAAGTTTGGTGGAGGATTATCGCTCTCAAAGCCCCAATCGCCTGAAGCTGCAAGGACAGCAGTTCCCTCATCTACAGCTTGTATCATCATGTTATGGATCATATATAACATGGCTGGATAATAAGAGCTCAAGAAGGATTCTGGAACAGTTACTGATATTGATATAACTTGAGGATCTATGTAATTTACCATGTAATAGTATTCATAGTAATAATTCAACAAGTTACCAACTAATGAAGGCCCCTCCTACGTAGCCATTGCTGAAGACTACGTAAATGTTGGAGGCAGGAGCGAAAGTCCCGGACCATTCTGCGTCAAGTTCGTTCTCGCCTGACTGAGATATAGCCACATTGCCTAATGAGATCACATTTAACTTTCCGGTATGCGGAACGATGGCGTACTCATTCCAGAAAGCGTAAATATCGCTTTCATTTATATAGCCTTCAGGCTGTCCCTCTATTGCTATGCTTACACCCTTACCTAAGAAGCCTCTTTCATATAGCTTAGTGAAGTTAAAGTAACTTGCAACTACTGAAGGCGTTACTATGACGTTGGAGATTATACCAGGGCTTTGAGCTTGATGTGTCATAGAGGCTTCCCATGAGGTCTCGATTGCAGGATAAACGTGGG
It includes:
- a CDS encoding molybdopterin oxidoreductase family protein, which translates into the protein MKSICPFCGVGCGIEINGNKVLPADHITNRGSMCIKASILSEVKDIERLASPTIPTGDVDWERAISYVSDKIKSSIRKYGKNSVGFYIGAQIPTEDQYVAVKLGKGIIGTGVFDSNVRLCMASAASALKFSLGVPLPTANYDDIDSADVIFLIGVNPASNFPVIWNRILKRKNRGNAKLIVIDPVKTESAEAADIFAMIRPGTDIVLLASIANQLLELGKADLSNLEGREDFVGFAKKWYPSKASMVTGIEEFMIKKMANMLSGKVLFMWGMGVNQTVNGTDTGIAIITLAAISNNLHGEGRGVLPLTGQHNSMGAREAGALAGMLPGFRYVDKEDDVNFMEDFWNVPRLTISRQYWTVTELHKLVEEHKIRVLWIIGSNPVVSVPESRRFKEALSYVDTVIVQDVYMTETAREADVILPASGWGERDGICTSGDKTVSYLSKVYDPPNETKPDWEILSKVGMSLGAENMKFSSTYDIFQEMKSAFRGTPIDLNDTDYQTLKHGYRREFVPTAVKTKGFQLNPVEYLDHNSFNLITVRLSTQWNTTSKTGKSWKLNMLTNLSRDALLISMEDAKELGIDDGEMIKIRSRENCLVARVKVSNKLQRRVLYMPFHWGLANALMDWKADPVSKEPAFKQLYVTLHAI